The nucleotide window CCACAAACTAAGAACAAAACAACACTGAAGAAGACGGTTTGGAATTTCTGGGAGAATACCATCTTAATGAATAAATTTCTCATTCCTTCATCCTGTGATCAAGTATCTTTACACCGTACACATTTcaagggcaaaaaaaaaagcctggttacaaaaatgatacaaaaacgtCTTGCTCTTGTATCCCTCTTGAGCCTGGCCTTGTTATGGTTGAGGAGTGATAGAGTGGAGGGGTGTTTGGATAACGCAGTGCTTAAGTCAATAGCAACACTGAACTGTACACAAACTGGGCAggagggtggcaggtggcaTGGGGGCTGAAAataagtaaatgcatttaagtttgtgtggttctaattttgtggtagggagaaaacggagtgttcgcggtggatcGCTACGGAAACACAGAAATATTCGAGGTGGTTTTGAATTCGCGACAAAGAGCTTACtgtaaaaacataaaacaccacaaacgtttctgcatttacagtacttcatgTGAATCATAATCTAGTTTTAGATTGTTTTGTGAAtaagaaattgatgaaaagaaGGAGTCTTATATTAAACAGATGTTTGGGATAAGTGAGGTTCTAAGGTTAACCTGTTACTATCATCAATTGGTAGGCGGCATTTTGTGTAGGTGTATGTGTAGGTATATACGTGCTTCAAACACATTCAATCATTTTGTCATGTCACTCTAAAACTCAAATGTTAAGTTCAACTTTGAAGGAAACATTACATGTCCTGAGTTAAATGTATATTAAAACACACAACCTTTAGTTAGTAACATGATACTGCTTCTTGATACTGAAGAAACAATTATACTTGAGTACACGGCTGGTATATcatgtgtttgaaataacacAGTAGCTGGTATTCCAAGGCTAGGAGGGATTTATGTTACCAGTGAGAGTTGTTATTTCTGGCTATTTTTACCGTTTAGACAATACTCATCTACCAGTATATCAAAGTATGTGTAGCAGATTAAATACCCACAAAACACTAAACTACTAGTACCAGCAACGAGcttttgaaattttgttaaTATAAGTTCGTTCCCTAAGTAATTATACAAACTTAAGGCTGTGTCAAATTTCTGTTGTCATTGACAGTTTGTACCCCAAGGCCACTTTCTgcaactttttttgtcagaatTGATTAAGAAACAGCTAATGCAATTATCACGGCCTAATATGATTCTACTCATATTACACACCAACCAGGCAACAGTTGACAACCTGCGTCTGTTTGCCTAGTAGACGATTATTGTTGCTCATTGTATAAAGTCCACTTGTTTTGATTATATCTTACAGCTCCCTGGGGACAGTCTGACCACATGCTGGTTTTGTGGACACATCATTTCGACCGGAGCTTTGCTATTTTCCCATCTtatcatttattcatctattaaaCCGCAATAGCACACCTGTTTTTGTTCATGGGTAACAAATGAGCTTCAACCGAGAAATAAATCACCCCAGATCGGAACCTGATGATTTCGGCCTCCCGCAAAGTCGGCTGAGAAAATTAAGGCCGTTTTCTGCAAGGTTACCAGGCGTAGCCTGTTTTTCTGCGTTCTTACTGGTTTAGGATATCACTCTGGACGCACACTAGCCGGCAGATTTGTTCCAATCCCTGCGGATTTGTCACTACAAAGGCGGGGGGATTGTAGCAGTCAAACTAACTAGCGGGAAATGGCAACAAATTTGTAACATTGATACTGAGGGGAAACCGACACCCGCTACGGGTATTCTGTTGCTCACAAACATCATATGATCATGCAAAAGTGTCAagttggacttagagttgaccATAAAAGTGAAATTTGGGTAAAACCTGCAAACGTACCTGAAATAGCGGTCTCCAACCTGCGGCGTCCCGGGCCGAGTTAGCAACCAGGTCACGTGGTGCAATTATACGGGATGTAccattgtttgacattttgggGTGTTGCAAACAATTCTCACGAAACAAGTTATAAAGTGTTGCGTACCTGTTAAGCTTTTCCTGTGAACAATTAAAACACAGTAAGAGTAAAAACAGGTAAATCCAAGATTTTCCCTCTTAAAATATGCTTTCAATACAATcttgtaaaaaaattcaaatgaagTTGTCACACTTGTTGGACGAGGCCAAAATCAGGGCTCCACTCACTAGCGCTACCTATCGAAATTAGTGAGAACTGCAGTGAAACACACCACTGTTAAAATCAGGAGTTACATATTTTATTTCCCTGTCAAAATACAAAGAATTGAGAGACTTTCACAGCTGTGAACATGTTGTATCAGTTCTTATGCCTTGGACATTAATATCCACAAGTTTGGAAACAGAATTTCTCAATACTAACATGCACCACACAGCTATATGGCtgtttgtaacttttaaaaacaatggtggttgatcatatttccataGAAAAGTCCTACTTTTCTAACTAATTGCAGGCAAAGATATGCCAAAAGGATGTTAACTGAACGTGATTCCCTTATTCAGTACAATATTAACGTAGATAGATGTAGGTGTAGCACTAGAATCACAACTCGAGACTAGAAAGGTTTTGCAAGCACTAGAATAGCACTGTGCCATGCTTATCTGAGAAGAAATTCTGCAATTGTGCATTGCATAAAAACAGTCTGCATGTCATCTCTTTATTCTACCTCTACGTAGTACCCATACCCTCATGGTTCATCAAAGACATCTTTATTCTACAGCACAATCATGTATTTACAAAGCAGACGACTCACTTTAAAGCACCAAGGACACTATATCATTCTTTACTCACGTAACATTGTACAAGTGTAATCATTCTCACATTACACATCATATTTTCATTATAATCTTCACATAATGTACCTGGCATGGATGGAAGTACAAGTGAacgggaaaaaaaaaaaaacttattgcACCTTCCTGCCCAAAAGGGCGAACCACCGATTCTTATAACAGTAactaaacaatatatttcatgtgTTCGAGAGAAGAATCCTTTAGTTTCAGTTTGTTCAATTCAGTACTTTATAAGTAGAGGCTGATATAGTGGCCCCGCAAGTGTCCTGCCACAATGCTTGGGGGGATCAGGTTTCGTGGGTCACCCATCAGGGTTCGTGGGTCACCCATCAGGGTTTGTGGGTGAACTGTGAGGACACCCAGGCAGACTGGGATCAGGGTTTGTGGGTAAACTGGGAGGACACCCAGGCCAGCCCCCACTTCAGGTTGGTCAGCATAAACTTGAGTGCCTTCGTCCACTGCTCCTCTGAGTTGAACTGGATTCTGTGAGGGGAAATGATGGTTCATGTGTAAAGGAAATATAGAAAATCTATCCAGTCGCtttagtaactgttattttacctggatgtctaaccttcatcaatgtataatCAAACATGATTAGATGCTCATTAATTGGTAAATAAAAGAGTAAAATCagaaaaagttactcaagcaactggatatgattttggaaaatcaTATCCAGATTTTCTAAAATCATATCCAATTGCTTGTGTACCTACTaattggcatatcttattacctggatgtctaaacttcatgaACGTATTAGAATGGCTGTTTTGTAAACCATAGAATCAGATGAAGTACACCCCCTTGAATGGTCCTCTTGAGCAAAGGCttaataaaggctttgacttgagcACCTTAAAGATGTGAGACCTACTTGATGGAGTAGGATCCCCCTGAGCCTCCTGTGTCTTCTATCTTCCCATTGGCCATCCTGCAGGGGACAAGGCACACACCTGGGTTAACCTTTCATCTGCTAAGGGTCCCACAATATACAACCTTGGTACTGAGCACAAGCATGCCCTTAGCACCATTTGTACTGTGCAAAATGTACCATGCACAGCACACCAAACAACAGTGTCCACAGGACTGCAACTCTTCCCAGTGGTAAGCAAGCTGGTTGAGTGACAACAGATTAGGATTTTAACAGTCCAACTACATCATGTACTTCAGTAAAAAGAATTTCCCATGCATTATGCATTTCTTTGGTTGTCAGTCAGATGAGGTATAACTGTTGGTAAAGTGAACCTACCCACTGGACCCAGCACTTAGTCTGACTGCACTGACAACAGAGGaatgcagagacaactacacACCTACACAGGTTTGTACAACTTgtaattttcatcatcatcatcatagtcacCGCGTTCATGGGTTGATGATGCCGGCCACCACTGCATTCCATGCTCTTCTGTCCAGAGCCTCCCTTCTCACTCCCTCCCAGTTCCTCCAGGTCTCTCATACTTGTAATTTTGCTGACTATAGGACATCACATACTACATTTACCAAATGAATTTGACCTCCTTACCTATAAGGTAAACAGAACCCAGTGTCCCCCCTCTCCACCCTCTCCTTAAACTGCTGCAGGCAGTCCAGGAACGCCACCATGGCCTGGTCAAACTTGGTGTCCCAGAAGAACCGGAAACCACCGGAGCCGTATCTATTGGGAAGAGGAtgaaaataagctacattgaGGAACACCATGTGTTTCATTCTACTCCAGGGTCCGGTCTTTTTTTGTGTCCTGCTGTTTCTACCTATATCAACTAGAACAGAAACAACCCATTTGCCATGGATTGAGGCTTTCACAAACCTAAGGCCTTCATTCATCTTTTGACAAACGGCTTTTCTCTACAGTATCATAACTAGGAAAGCAAATGATTCAAGTTGTTCTAATCAATTCTAATGTAAGGGAAGACCGCCTGCAGCCAACTCCTCTCACTCTGAGACATACATGTCCAGGTAAGACTATCTTGCGGTTAAGATAAGACAATACTCACAGCGGCAGCTCCTTGGACTTGTCTGAGAGAGACTCCAGGAAGGAGTGGTTACCATAGGGGACCAGACGATATCTGCAGGAGGAATGACATTTCAATATTAAAACCAACTCTTGTTTCTAAGCAAGACAAAAATCTTCATAGACAACATAGCAATATTGCTTAGCAATTATTCTGAACTAGGTTTTTACAAGCTGTACTTTTGAGCGACTAGCCAACAAATCAACAATCTTCAGCGGTTtagcgtagcgtgcgtagtcctgtggttagcaatcttgcctctggaactagaagccccgggttcgatcccggctgtgtagctcacccaacatgcacgctaccattaaagatcgcagtccttaggacgggacgttaagccgtggtccactgttcattgtgcttgtcgaaaagagctaggggaatttccccggtacaatgaacctataaatactgtacatagtgtctgtcttctctgtcacaaccagtggaagagtagctcatctgttcactgagttcatttgagctaaactggttcgagatccctttcctttcagGCTCATGTTAGAAAGTGAAGGCATGGGTTATCTCATTCTTACTCGGTATATAAGATCATGACAATATGGAAGATGGCATTGGCATAATGATTAGAGAGCTTGCCTCAGAACTAATAGGTTCTGCATTCCATACtctccttgggaaaggcacttttctaACTTGATGGTGGAGTGATACCCACCGATCCTCTCGGCTAATCTGTCTTAAGTGTGCCAAAAAAGCATGGGCTGCACATTGGCCACAAAGCACATAACACTTTAGCACATGGCCCTTAACCATAAGTCCTGACCTTTCGAATTTGAGGTTCATCTTCTTGGCGAGCGAGTGCAGCAGCAGCACGGTCTGTCCCCAGGCGGCGTTGATCTCGCTCCACTCCACGGGTACGCTGGGAAGGCGCCCCAGACGAAAGTTGTTGATGGTGCCGAAATGGCCGCTGTGcctgaggaagagaagaaacACACAGAGGTCTTTGTTGAAGCTTAAGCTAGATAGAGAGTAagaattttgtatgtatgtatgtatgacaatGATATATTCTAACGAGAATGCAAACAAGAAATACGAGTAAACATGCCACCATATAATAACTAAAACTAAGTCCAGTTTTTACCATATATGGAATGTAGCGTTGAAGACGTTGGTTTTGCGGAGCTTGTCCAGCTGGTACTGCGCGTAGCGGAGCTGGTTATCGACGCTTCGCTGATCGTCCTCCAGCTCCAGCAGCTGCCGCTTGTACTCCCCGTACTCCTGCCAGTACCTGCTTACGGAACACAGCAAGGTCACGGCAAGGTCATGGTTAAAGTAACATGATATCTAGCAGCCATGAGCTCCAGCAGCTGACGCTTGTACTCCCCATACTCCTGCCAGTACCTGCTTACGGAACACAGCAAGGTCACGGCAAGGTCATGGTTAAAGTAACATGATATCTAGCAGCCATGAGCTCTAGCAGCTGACGCTTGTACTCCCCATACTCCTGCCAGTACCTGCTTACGGAACACAGCAAGGTCACGGGAAGGTCATGGTTAAAGTAACATGATATCTAGCAGCCATGAGCTCGAGCAGCTGCCGCTTGTACTCCCGTACTCCTGCCAGTACCTGCTTACGGAACACAGCAAGGTCACGGCAAGGTCATGGTTAAAGTAACATGATATCTAGCAGCCATGAGCTCCAGCAGCTGCCGCTTGTACTCCCCATACTCCTGCCAGTACCTGCTTACGGAACACAGCAAGGTCACGGCAAGGTCATGGTTAAAGTAACATGATATCTAGCAGCCATGAGCTCCAGCAGCTGACGCTTGTACTCCCCATACTCCTGCCAGTACCTGCTTACGGAACACAGCAAGGTCACGGCAAGGTCATGGTTAAAGTAACATGATATCTAGCAGCCATGAGCTCCAGCAGCTGACGCTTGTACTCCCCATACTCCTGCCAGTACCTGCTTACGGAACACAGCAAGGTCACGGGAAGGTCATGGTTAAAGTAACATGATATCTAGCAGCCATGAGCTCGAGCAGCTGCCGCTTGTACTCCCGTACTCCTGCCAGTACCTGCTTACGGAACACAGCAAGGTCACGGGAAGGTCATGGTTAAAGTAACATGATATCTAGCAGCCATGAGCTCGAGCAGCTGCCGCTTGTACTCCCGTACTCCTGCCAGTACCTGCTTACGGAACACAGCAAGGTCACGGGAAGGTCATGGTTAAAGTAACATGATATCTAGCAGCCATGAGCTCCAGCAGCTGACGCTTGTACTCCCGTACTCCTGCCAGTACCTGCTTACGGAACACAGCAAGGTCACGGCAAGGTCATGGTTAAAGTAACATGATATCTAGCAGCCATGAGCTCCAGCAGCTGACGCTTGTACTCCCCATACTCCTGCCAGTACCTGCTTACGGAACACAGCAAGGTCACGGGAAGGTCATGGTTAAAGTAACATGATATCTAGCAGCCATGAGCTCCAGCAGCTGACGCTTGTACTCCCGTACTCCTGCCAGTACCTGCTTACGGAACACAGCAAGGTCACGGGAAGGTCATGGTTAAAGTAACATGATATCTAGCAGCCATGAGCTCCAGCAGCTGCCGCTTGTACTCCCGTACTCCTGCCAGTACCTGCTTACGGAACACAGCAAGGTCACGGGAAGGTCATGGTTAAAGTAACATGATATCTAGCAGCCATGAGCTCGAGCAGCTGCCGCTTGTACTCCCGTACTCCTGCCAGTACCTGCTTACGGAACACAGCAAGGTCACGGCAAGGTCATGGTTAAAGTAACATGATATCTAGCAGCCATGAGCTCCAGCAGCTGACGCTTGTACTCCCCATACTCCTGCCAGTACCTGCTTACGGAACACAGCAAGGTCACGGCAAGGTCATGGTTAAAGTAACATGATATCTAGCAGCCATGAGCTCCAGCAGCTGACGCTTGTACTCCCCATACTCCTGCCAGTACCTGCTTACGGAACACAGCAAGGTCACGAGAAGGTCATGGTTAAAGTAACATGATATCTAGCAGCCATGAGCTCGAGCAGCTGCCGCTTGTACTCCCGTACTCCTGCCAGTACCTGCTTACGGAACACAGCAAGGTCACGGCAAGGTCATGGTTAAAGTAACATGATATCTAGCAGCCATGAGCTCCAGCAGCTGACGCTTGTACTCCCCATACTCCTGCCAGTACCTGCTTACGGAACACAGCAAGGTCACGGGAAGGTCATGGTTAAAGTAACATGATATCTAGCAGCCATGAGCTCGAGCAGCTGCCGCTTGTACTCCCGTACTCCTGCCAGTACCTGCTTACGGAACACAGCAAGGTCACGGCAAGGTCATGGTTAAAGTAACATGATATCTAGCAGCCATGAGCTCCAGCAGCTGCCGCTTGTACTCCCCGTACTCCTGCCAGTACCTGCTTACGGAACACAGCAAGGTCACGGCAAGGTCATGGTTAAAGTAACATGATATCTAGCAGCCATGAGCTTGAGCAGGTGCCGCTTGTAGTCCCCGTACTCCTGCAAGTACCTGCTTACAGAACACAGCAAGGTCACAGGAAGGTCATGGTAACATGATATCTAGCAGCCATATTGGAGCACAGGGGAACAGAGTAACTGAAATATCATCTTTTACTGCTTTGCATGAGTAAGTTTAGAGAATCTGATGACCCGTGCcattcaaaattgaaaaaatctGCCAACAGAAATATAAGACAAATTTTTTGCATGTCAGTCCCAATAGAAATGACTGGGgataatattttgcatttagTCCCTTAAGAAATGATTGAGGTTAATATTTTGCATTTAGCTAAGGCTCAACTCActtctcctcctcctggtcCAGCCGTTCTGACTCGGCCGTTTCCACGACAACCTCCCGAGCGATGTCGGAGCGCTCCGTCTCCACCTGCTCCAGAACCCGCATCAGCTCCTTCTCCTCTGCCTTCAGCTGGAGAACACAAGACACTAACTTCACTAGTCAGTTTGACATTTCAGTATTCTGTGCCTTTGTATTGCCACACAAACTTGATTTTATGTCTTATGAAGTTTCGAAGTTGTGTTTTTCTTCCTGTTCTTATGAAATGATGATCTTTTCAAGCCACTTTACTTGTACTAAAGTTGTAGCTTACTTTCAAGTTGCAGATTACAAGTCAATGTTACAGATAAGATAAAACTGCTACTTTGGCAGAGTTTGCTCTGAGTGTTGTCTGGTGCAATCATTCAACAGCCCATTGGCCCAGGGAGTCATCCATCCATGGCAAAGCAAATATAACATTTCCGCACAACACATGTTTAAAAACTCCACCAATATGAGCAGTCCAGATCTTGTTGAGCTGTGTCTGGAACTGTCATTGTCAGTAAAACTAGCTGTGCTGCAACACCTGAACCTGAACTTGAGTAATGCCAGTCCGACCTTGTTGAGCTGAGACTCCAGCTGCTGCTCCTCTGTGCTGTGGTCCTCCGTCAGCTTCAGCTTCTCCAGAAACTCTCTGGGAAATACAGGACCGGGATTGGTCAGTTCACAggaaagttttctaaaactttatttTAGACCCCCTCGGTGGAACTATCTATACGATTCTTGACTCTTGATTTGTACAATACAACGACCAACGACTGTTTATAAGGTTATATTTATGGTGTGTCAtgctcagtctgaggtttggcCGCTTTAGCTTTACCTCTTGTTTTGAATGTTGTATAGCATATGTTTTGTAATGTGCTCTGTAATTTGCAATGCGCGGTTGACGACATCAGCAATTGCTGTCTGTATGTGCTCCACTTGTATTGTATTTGGCAATCCGAATGAACTATCAAATCCAATGAAATGTCTTCCTGTTAAAGTTTTACTTTAAGAGAACCAAGTAAATAAACTGTAGAACTCACCTGTAGTCCTTACACTCATCCTCTATAATCCTCAGCTGCTGATCCAGCTGGTCCAGGAGGGTGTCAGTGCACTCCTGTGTGGACAGGCGACAGGCCAGAGAGCAGGTTTAGTTATTGCAGTGTGTAACACACAGAGAGTACAAAACATTGagtctttttttaaccttctccctgctgaagaaGCCTTTTAGCTCCAGACTTGTATTGGTTACTGTTGaggcagcatggagaaggtcaattcttgaactttatttgaATTGCAATACCACAATACATGTGCAGCACTAGGCAGTGATAAGGCTGATCCAGACAGTAGCAAATTGAGAATCCTATTTAGATAAAGCTTTAGAATTGCAGGTGCGGTTTCTAAAAGAAAGCTGAGGATGGCTATTCATATGACAACACACACTACACTACACGTGTTTGTGCTCCTGCCTCTTGCAAACAAAGCAAGTGTACGTAAGCattcattaaccttctccctgctgccttaccccaTAACCTATACaactttggtgccaaaaggctacctcAGCAGGCCGAAGGTTAAATGGTAACTAAAGGAGATGACATCAGACCATTGGAAGAGCCCACCTCACACAGGGGGTGGTCCACATCTGTCTGTCCTGACATGATGTCAAACAGGTGGCTGGTGACCTTTAACCTGTGACTGGGGTTGTCTCTGCCGTCAGCATCGATCAGGGTGAACCCACTGCCGCTCTCTACGGAGGTCAACCTGGGTCAAACATAAGAGGTCAACCTGGGTCAAATATAAGAGGTCAACCTGGGACAAATACAAGGTCTCCTCACTGCTTATTTTCAAGTTTCCATATGAATTTGGcctgtacatgcatgtaaacaGACATATGGCACAACCTACAAGTTTTGTTGCCTTGAGCCATCCCATTTGGACACATAGTAACAGAGCATTCAGCATTGTATACCTTTTAACTGAGATTTGTACAAGTGTCCAGTGCATTTTGCATATGACTTCAACAATTGATGGAAGTCTGTACAATAGCATATAGGATGTATCACTCATTTTAATGAAGGGTCAGCCAAAAATATGGAAACTAGTTTTCAACACAACCTGAAGCAAAGTTGAGTCCTGTATCATGTTTACAGAGATAAGCTCCCATGCTTGCATGCCTACCTTGCAGCAGGTATGTGTTTCCTGATGACCCCATCCTCCCTTGCCTCCTCAAACCTGCTGTCCTGCCTCCCCCTCTCCTCCATCCTACCAGCCTTCCCCTCTCCTCTTCCCTACCCCCCTCACCCCTGACATAGTTACCTTGCAGCAGGTATGTGTTTCCTGATGACCCCGTCCTCCCGTGCCTCCTCAAACCGGCTGTCCTGCCTCCCCCTCTCCTCCttcctacccccctccccctcctcccccgaCACCAGCGGGGCCGTCAGCTCGTCGATCGTCCCCTGGTCCAGCGCGGTGAGTGACGCGTCCAATCTGGAAGAGACAAGACAACAACATCTTAGCCACGTGAGCCCAAATCCTACCTAAGACCATTGTGTGACACTCAGGGGCAATCCCTGAGatgtaattgtaaacaaaagatAGTTAAGTCTGGCCATGTATCACACATGGTCTGGACAAGAACTGTTTCCAATGGGCCTCCCGTGTGcccatagcctggatgccagacccccaatatCTAAAGAAATGTATCTAACGATAGAGGGTCTGACATCCAAACTAGTGTGCCCATTTCAAATAGTGAACTGGCTTATGACAAATTATACAGTGTATAATTTTTGATTGCAAAGAAATAACATCGGATTCTTTGACACTTACGCTGTAGTTCAGTCCTCAGATTACACTAAACACCAACCTGAGGGGCTGCCCACATCGCTGGCACACGAAGCTGACCTGGGCGGGGGCCCCTCCCCCTGCGGCCCCCGGGGCCGGGCTCTCCGTCCCGCCGGCTGGTTGTGCCCCGCCCGCCCCGGTCCCCGACCCCGCGGCCGCCTGGCCAGCTACCGGCGGGGCGGGGGAGTTCTCCGCTGCCGGGGGCTGTGCTGTAGCCATGACTGTCGTCTGATCTCTGTCAGTCTAACGGACTAGCCGAGAGATGGCTGGTAAAT belongs to Branchiostoma lanceolatum isolate klBraLanc5 chromosome 15, klBraLanc5.hap2, whole genome shotgun sequence and includes:
- the LOC136421249 gene encoding beclin-1-like isoform X1, with product MATAQPPAAENSPAPPVAGQAAAGSGTGAGGAQPAGGTESPAPGAAGGGAPAQVSFVCQRCGQPLRLDASLTALDQGTIDELTAPLVSGEEGEGGRKEERGRQDSRFEEAREDGVIRKHIPAARLTSVESGSGFTLIDADGRDNPSHRLKVTSHLFDIMSGQTDVDHPLCEECTDTLLDQLDQQLRIIEDECKDYREFLEKLKLTEDHSTEEQQLESQLNKLKAEEKELMRVLEQVETERSDIAREVVVETAESERLDQEEENRYWQEYGEYKRQLLELEDDQRSVDNQLRYAQYQLDKLRKTNVFNATFHIWHSGHFGTINNFRLGRLPSVPVEWSEINAAWGQTVLLLHSLAKKMNLKFERYRLVPYGNHSFLESLSDKSKELPLYGSGGFRFFWDTKFDQAMVAFLDCLQQFKERVERGDTGFCLPYRMANGKIEDTGGSGGSYSIKIQFNSEEQWTKALKFMLTNLKWGLAWVSSQFTHKP
- the LOC136421249 gene encoding beclin-1-like isoform X2 encodes the protein MATAQPPAAENSPAPPVAGQAAAGSGTGAGGAQPAGGTESPAPGAAGGGAPAQVSFVCQRCGQPLRLDASLTALDQGTIDELTAPLVSGEEGEGGRKEERGRQDSRFEEAREDGVIRKHIPAARLTSVESGSGFTLIDADGRDNPSHRLKVTSHLFDIMSGQTDVDHPLCEECTDTLLDQLDQQLRIIEDECKDYREFLEKLKLTEDHSTEEQQLESQLNKLKAEEKELMRVLEQVETERSDIAREVVVETAESERLDQEEENRYWQEYGEYKRQLLELEDDQRSVDNQLRYAQYQLDKLRKTNVFNATFHIWHSGHFGTINNFRLGRLPSVPVEWSEINAAWGQTVLLLHSLAKKMNLKFERYRLVPYGNHSFLESLSDKSKELPLYGSGGFRFFWDTKFDQAMVAFLDCLQQFKERVERGDTGFCLPYRMANGKIEDTGGSGGSYSIKIQFNSEEQWTKALKFMLTNLKWGLAWVSSQFTHKP
- the LOC136421249 gene encoding beclin-1-like isoform X3, encoding MATAQPPAAENSPAPPVAGQAAAGSGTGAGGAQPAGGTESPAPGAAGGGAPAQVSFVCQRCGQPLRLDASLTALDQGTIDELTAPLVSGEEGEGGRKEERGRQDSRFEEAREDGVIRKHIPAARLTSVESGSGFTLIDADGRDNPSHRLKVTSHLFDIMSGQTDVDHPLCEECTDTLLDQLDQQLRIIEDECKDYREFLEKLKLTEDHSTEEQQLESQLNKLKAEEKELMRVLEQVETERSDIAREVVVETAESERLDQEEEKYWQEYGEYKRQLLELEDDQRSVDNQLRYAQYQLDKLRKTNVFNATFHIWHSGHFGTINNFRLGRLPSVPVEWSEINAAWGQTVLLLHSLAKKMNLKFERYRLVPYGNHSFLESLSDKSKELPLYGSGGFRFFWDTKFDQAMVAFLDCLQQFKERVERGDTGFCLPYRMANGKIEDTGGSGGSYSIKIQFNSEEQWTKALKFMLTNLKWGLAWVSSQFTHKP